The Vibrio marisflavi CECT 7928 region TTTAGGTTAGTCGCAATTGCTTCAGACTGACCACGTTCTTCTGCGCCAACACCTGGGTACGCGCCAGCGGTATCGATGAACGTAATGATTGGCATGTTAAAACGCTCAGCCATTTGCATTAAACGTAGCGCTTTACGGTAACCTTCAGGCTTTGGCATACCAAAATTACGTTTTACTTTTTCTTTGGTTTCACGGCCTTTTTGATGACCAATGACCATTACTGGGCGCCCTTCCAAGCGTGCAATACCACCTACGATTGCTTTATCGTCAGCAAAATGACGGTCGCCAGCAAGCTCATCAAATTCAGTAAATACGTTTTCAATGTAATCTAGGGTATATGGGCGTTGTGGGTGACGAGCTAATTGAGCTGTTTCCCACGCTCCTAAATCACTAAAAATTTTCTTTTTTAGCTCTAAGCTTTTCTTTTCAAGCTGCTCGATTTCCTTGTCTAGATCAATTGCAGCTTCTCCACCATGGCGAGATACGCCTCGAAGAGCTTCAATTTTTGCTTCAAGTTCTGCAATTGGCTTTTCAAATTCTAGAAAGTTTAGGCTCATTTATCGATCCTTTTCTGCTCGACTGCTTTGTCGAGAATCAGTTAAATTCGAGTTCTACTTGGTTTTTACCTAGTAGTTGTTTTAATTCATCCAGCAACGCGTCACTTGGCGTTACTCTCCATTCCGTTCCTAACGTTAACTTCGCTCTTGCATCGGAACGTTGGTAATAGACATTAACAGGCACTGAACCCGCTCTGTGGGGTTCCAGTATTTGACCAAAACGTTCAAAGAAGTGGCTGTCAATCTGGGAGTGATTGATCGATATCGACAATCCTCGGATGTATTTTTCACGTGCGTTTCCGAGATCCATAACCTCGCGCGCGGACATTTTAAGGCCACCATTGAAATCATCAAAGCTGACCTGTCCTGAAACGACTAGGATTCTATCCTTTTCTAACAGCTCTGCATACCTTTCTAACGCATCTGAGAACAACATTACTTCCATTCGGCCCGATCTATCGTCCAAAGTCATTAAGCCAATACGCGTTCCACGCTTGGTGGTCATGACTCTAGCCGCTATAACGAGGCCAGCAACTGTAACGCTTTGGTCTCTTCTCGTAGGTGTTGCATCTTTTAATCGACAGCTAGTGTAGTGACTCAGTTCCTTGATATATTCATTTATCGGATGCCCGGTTAAATAGAGGCCAAGTGTATCCCTCTCACCCTCTAACCATACTCTTTCTGGCCAAGGCTCAACTTGGGCATATTTATTTTCTACTTCTTCTGGCGCTTCAGTGAGAACACCGAACATATCAGCTTGCCCAAAAGCCTCTGCTTGGTGATGCTGACTGGCTGCTTTTACCGCATCGTCAAGTGACGCCATCATCGCCGCGCGGTGAGGTCCAAGCCTATCTAGCGCTCCGGCATGTATCAGTTTTTCAATCACACGTTTATTGACTTTTTTCAGATCAATTCGAGCGCAAAAGTCAAACAAGTCTTTGAAATGACCGTCTTTGTTTCTAGCCTCTAAAATGGCATCAATTGGCCCTTCACCAACACCTTTCACAGCTCCAATACCGTACACAATAGCGCCTGTTTCATCGACGTTAAACCGGTATAGACCTTTATTAATATCTGGTGGCAAAACCTTAAGCTTCATACGGAAACATTCATCGACCAAGCCAACAACTTTTTCAGTGTTATCCATATCAGCCGTCATTACCGCTGCCATAAACTCTGCTGGATAGTGAGTTTTGAGCCATAAGGTTTGATAAGAAACCAATGCATAGGCGGCCGAGTGCGATTTGTTAAATCCGTAACCGGCGAACTTTTCTACCAAGTCAAAGATTTTCATGGCAAGCTCGCCATCTACACCATTTTGAATGGCACCTTCTTCAAAAATGGCACGCTGTTTCGCCATTTCCTCTGGTTTTTTCTTACCCATTGCTCGGCGAAGCATATCTGCACCACCTAGCGTATAACCCGCCAAGATCTGTGCAATCTGCATCACCTGCTCTTGATACAGAATAATGCCGTAAGTTGGGTCTAGTGTATCTTTCAGCGATTCATGCTGCCAAGTTTCGTCGGGATAGGAAACAGGCTCTCGGCCATGCTTACGGTCGATGAAGTTATCTACCATGCCCGACTGGAGCGGTCCAGGGCGGAATAACGCCACCAAGGCGATAATATCTTCAAAACAGTCAGGTTGAAGGCGTTTTACAAGCTCTTTCATTCCTCGGGATTCGAGCTGGAACACCGCGGTTGTCTCTGAGTTTTGCAGTAATTTAAATGATTTCGCATCATCAAGAGGAATAGACTCGATGCGAAGAGCTTCTTTCCCTTCTTTTGCCAATCTCGGGTTGATTAAGCCTAGCGCCCAATCAATGATAGTCAGCGTCCTAAGACCAAGGAAATCAAACTTAACCAGACCAGCGGTTTCTACATCGTTTTTGTCAAACTGTGTGACCGGGAAATGTCCTTCAGCATCAGCGTAGATTGGCGCAAAGTCAGTAATAGTGGTTGGAGAGATTACGACCCCACCAGCATGCTTACCTGCATTTCGAGTACACCCTTCCAGAATCCGACACATATCGATGAGCTCTTTTACTTCCTCATCATTGTCGTATAGCTCTGGTAAAGCAGGCTCTGCTTTAAACGCTTTTTCCAACGTCATACCCGGATCAGGCGGGACAAGTTTTGAAATACGATCAACAAAGCCAAAAGGATGTCCGAGAACTCGGCCTACATCTCGAATAACCGCCTTTGCAGCCATGGTACCGAAAGTAATGATCTGAGAAACTGCATCACGGCCATACATTTCTGCAACGTGATCGATTACTAAATCACGCTTATCCATACAGAAGTCGATATCAAAATCGGGCATGGATACACGTTCTGGATTCAAAAATCGCTCGAATAGCAAATCGTATTCTAGTGGGTCGAGATCTGTAATTTGCAGTGCGTAAGCGACCAGCGAGCCAGCACCTGATCCCCTACCAGGTCCAACCGGTATGTCGTTGTCCTTTGACCACTGGATAAATTCCATAACGATAAGGAAATAACCGGGGAAACCCATTTGGTTGATAACGTCTAGTTCGATTTGCAATCGGTCATCATATTCTGGGCGGCGAGTAGATCGTTCTTCCGGTTCAGGGAAAAGGAACTCGAGCCTTTCTTCTAAGCCTTCTTGTGATTTTTTCACCAGAAAGTCTTCTATTTTCATTCCTTCAGTTGGAAAGTTCGGAAGGAAGTATTCACCAAGTCGTACTGTGACATTGCATCGCTTAGCGATTTCGACACTATTTTCTAGCGCTTCTGGAATATCAGAAAATAGCTCGCACATCTCCTGCTCACTGCGCAGGTATTGTTGATCAGAATAATTTTTAGGACGTCTAGGATCATCAAGCGTATAACCATCATGAATAGCGACCCGAATTTCATGTGCATCGAATAATTCTTTGCTTGGTAGCACCACATCGTTTGTTGCAACAACAGGTAGCTCAAGTTGTTCTGCAAGCTCTAAAGCAAAATGCAAATAGCTTTCTTCGTCAGGTCTACCTGTCCTTGTGAGCTCCAAATAAAAACGGTCTGGAAAATAGGTCGTGTAAAAGTCACTACATTGTTTTACTAACGGCTGGTTACCTTTTAGCAAAGCTTTGCCAATATCACCATTTTTTCCGCCAGACAGAATAATCAAGCCTTGATTAAGTTCAGCTAGCCAATTTTTATCAATAACGGGCTTGTGCTGAACATGACCACGTAAATAGGCTTTAGAAATCAGTAAAGTTAGGTTTTTATAACCTTCATTGTCGGCTGCCAGTACCGTAATTTGAGTGAGCTCTTCGCCAAACTCTTCTGATTGCATCGCAAAGTCAGCACCAATGATAGGCTTGATACCATTGTTATGTGCAGCGCCATAAAATTTCACTAGACCACATAGGTTTGTGAAATCTGTCAACGCCATTGCTGGCATGCCCATTTCGGCTACTTTCTTTACCAACGGTGGAACTTTAGAAAGGCCATCAACCATTGAAAAATCGCTATGAACTTTTAAATGAATGAATTTTGGTTCTGACATAATTTAATTCCTGAGGGCTTAATCCAATGGCCGAAACTTTTAATTTTGTAGCAAGACACGTTGCACTGGCTTAAAGCTTTTGCGGTGCTGATCAATAACGCCGTGCTTTTCAATCGCCTCCAAGTGCGCTTTCGTTGGATATCCTTTGTGGTTAGCAAAACCAAACTCCGGATATTGCTTGTCCAACTCTAACATTTCTTGATCACGCACTACCTTTGCAAGAATAGAAGCGGCGCTAATCTCAGCAACTCTTAAATCACCTTTCACGACAGCTTGAGCCTCCATGGAAAGGTTGGGAACCTTATTCCCATCTATAAGGCAAAAATCAGGTTGAACAGATAGCCCGTCAACTGCTCTTTGCATCGCAACCATAGTCGCTTGCAGGATATTCAATTCATCGATTTCACGTGCAGAACACCTTCCAATAGACCAAGCCAGTGCTTTTTCTTTTATCTCAGGAAACAGTGCTAAACGTTTTTTCTCAGAAAGTTTTTTGGAATCTGTCAGTCCCTCAATTGGGTTGTCAGGATCAAGAATTACTGCTGCGGTGACCACATCACCTACCAGTGGACCGCGACCAACTTCATCTACGCCTGCAATACGTTCCATTCCCGCAGGGTACTCAAATGGTGGGAGTTCTTGAGTTGCTGTTTTCTTTGGCATATTTATTTATCGACTGATTAGGTTCAATACTGCGTTTGCAGCTTGCTGATCCGCACCTTTGCGTATCCAATGGTGCATTTCGGTGAATTTATCTATTACGGCTTGATTGTCAGAATCTAGAAGTCGCAGTACCTCTCCACTTAAGTTTTCTGGCGTGCACTCTTCTAGCAAATACTCTTTTACCAACTCTTGGTCGGACAGTATATTCGGCAATGATACATACTTGGTTTTCACCAATCTCTTGGCGAGAAATGCCGTGATTGAATTGACTCTATAGCCCACAACCATCGGCCTCTTCAATAGCATACACTCTAGCGCCACTGTTCCAGAGGCAAGCATGACGACATCAGCGGCAGCAATTACGTTGTGCGCAGTATCATCCACAAGTTGAAAATCTAATTCTGGTGCAAGCTCACGCCATACAGTTTCAAATTGCTCTCTTCGTTTCGAGTTCACCAATGCAACAACAAAACCAACATCAGGGCTGTGAGTATGAATCGTTTTACAGGCTTCTATAAAGGGCTCACAAAGCATCTTGAGTTCGCTTCCCCGACTTCCGGGCAACACCGCCAACCAAGTTTTGTCTTGCTCTAAGCCCAACAGCTCACGAGCTTGCTGTTTATCTGTGTGCAAAGGGATCTTATCGGCGAGCGTATGACCTATGAACTCACATGGCACATTAAACTTGTCGTAAAACGCTTTTTCAAATGGTAGGAAAGCTAACACCAAATTGGTTGCCGCTTCTATGGAAAAGATTCTCTTTTGGCGCCAAGCCCAAACTGAAGGGCTAACATAGTGGACAGTTTTTATACCTGAGTCTTTTAAGCTACGCTCTAAGCGCAAGTTAAAGTCAGGGGCATCGATACCAACAAAAACATCCGGTGGATTGTCAGTGAAATACTCTACTAGCTGTTTTTTAACCTTAAGTAACC contains the following coding sequences:
- the accA gene encoding acetyl-CoA carboxylase carboxyl transferase subunit alpha, whose amino-acid sequence is MSLNFLEFEKPIAELEAKIEALRGVSRHGGEAAIDLDKEIEQLEKKSLELKKKIFSDLGAWETAQLARHPQRPYTLDYIENVFTEFDELAGDRHFADDKAIVGGIARLEGRPVMVIGHQKGRETKEKVKRNFGMPKPEGYRKALRLMQMAERFNMPIITFIDTAGAYPGVGAEERGQSEAIATNLKVMSGLKVPVICNVVGEGGSGGALAIGVGDYVNMLQYSTYSVISPEGCASILWRDAEKAPQAAEAMGLVATRLKELELIDEIIEEPLGGAHRDYKLMAENMKKTLLAQLKELDTLTRDALQERRYQRLMSYGYC
- the dnaE gene encoding DNA polymerase III subunit alpha; translation: MSEPKFIHLKVHSDFSMVDGLSKVPPLVKKVAEMGMPAMALTDFTNLCGLVKFYGAAHNNGIKPIIGADFAMQSEEFGEELTQITVLAADNEGYKNLTLLISKAYLRGHVQHKPVIDKNWLAELNQGLIILSGGKNGDIGKALLKGNQPLVKQCSDFYTTYFPDRFYLELTRTGRPDEESYLHFALELAEQLELPVVATNDVVLPSKELFDAHEIRVAIHDGYTLDDPRRPKNYSDQQYLRSEQEMCELFSDIPEALENSVEIAKRCNVTVRLGEYFLPNFPTEGMKIEDFLVKKSQEGLEERLEFLFPEPEERSTRRPEYDDRLQIELDVINQMGFPGYFLIVMEFIQWSKDNDIPVGPGRGSGAGSLVAYALQITDLDPLEYDLLFERFLNPERVSMPDFDIDFCMDKRDLVIDHVAEMYGRDAVSQIITFGTMAAKAVIRDVGRVLGHPFGFVDRISKLVPPDPGMTLEKAFKAEPALPELYDNDEEVKELIDMCRILEGCTRNAGKHAGGVVISPTTITDFAPIYADAEGHFPVTQFDKNDVETAGLVKFDFLGLRTLTIIDWALGLINPRLAKEGKEALRIESIPLDDAKSFKLLQNSETTAVFQLESRGMKELVKRLQPDCFEDIIALVALFRPGPLQSGMVDNFIDRKHGREPVSYPDETWQHESLKDTLDPTYGIILYQEQVMQIAQILAGYTLGGADMLRRAMGKKKPEEMAKQRAIFEEGAIQNGVDGELAMKIFDLVEKFAGYGFNKSHSAAYALVSYQTLWLKTHYPAEFMAAVMTADMDNTEKVVGLVDECFRMKLKVLPPDINKGLYRFNVDETGAIVYGIGAVKGVGEGPIDAILEARNKDGHFKDLFDFCARIDLKKVNKRVIEKLIHAGALDRLGPHRAAMMASLDDAVKAASQHHQAEAFGQADMFGVLTEAPEEVENKYAQVEPWPERVWLEGERDTLGLYLTGHPINEYIKELSHYTSCRLKDATPTRRDQSVTVAGLVIAARVMTTKRGTRIGLMTLDDRSGRMEVMLFSDALERYAELLEKDRILVVSGQVSFDDFNGGLKMSAREVMDLGNAREKYIRGLSISINHSQIDSHFFERFGQILEPHRAGSVPVNVYYQRSDARAKLTLGTEWRVTPSDALLDELKQLLGKNQVELEFN
- the rnhB gene encoding ribonuclease HII yields the protein MPKKTATQELPPFEYPAGMERIAGVDEVGRGPLVGDVVTAAVILDPDNPIEGLTDSKKLSEKKRLALFPEIKEKALAWSIGRCSAREIDELNILQATMVAMQRAVDGLSVQPDFCLIDGNKVPNLSMEAQAVVKGDLRVAEISAASILAKVVRDQEMLELDKQYPEFGFANHKGYPTKAHLEAIEKHGVIDQHRKSFKPVQRVLLQN
- the lpxB gene encoding lipid-A-disaccharide synthase, with the protein product MNKPITIGIVVGELSGDTLGEGLIQAIRQQHPDAEFVGIGGPKMMALGCKSLFNMEELAVMGLVEVLGRLPRLLKVKKQLVEYFTDNPPDVFVGIDAPDFNLRLERSLKDSGIKTVHYVSPSVWAWRQKRIFSIEAATNLVLAFLPFEKAFYDKFNVPCEFIGHTLADKIPLHTDKQQARELLGLEQDKTWLAVLPGSRGSELKMLCEPFIEACKTIHTHSPDVGFVVALVNSKRREQFETVWRELAPELDFQLVDDTAHNVIAAADVVMLASGTVALECMLLKRPMVVGYRVNSITAFLAKRLVKTKYVSLPNILSDQELVKEYLLEECTPENLSGEVLRLLDSDNQAVIDKFTEMHHWIRKGADQQAANAVLNLISR